A genomic window from Salvia splendens isolate huo1 chromosome 11, SspV2, whole genome shotgun sequence includes:
- the LOC121755310 gene encoding putative F-box protein At3g16210, whose translation MKILEGDSECGIMNKSAKKNRLSVRKETKLRDNLFANLPEEITLEILRRLTIRSVMTCKCVFKSWPHLIEGGGFGMSYTPKPDLFFVYGDMEMRYVVCDEALKPLFRFGSPSHNQFSTAHYRVMVASANGLLSVWDQRDNILFICNPMTREHVELPPLSKYKKNYSFSGFGVSKTRGQYKIVYVDIDSCWVYTLGTGSWRSIEAFNPGIFSLDFDTAAFFNGNLHWLTYDSKENRFICCFDLETELFTRFYLPREFNSDTYLYKRIYIFEGRLCLCGILDLRHIVIWMMNNYGDDNSWIKEYSFDMPADYSKMRGLKVLVNGELLIAIPGFYMCTTHDRLFFIDPKNTEAPVAYKTYGHLEQNYSSNIAAYTPSLISLTTMGCHNVQPLNFLYY comes from the coding sequence ATGAAGATTTTGGAAGGGGATTCTGAGTGTGGCATAATGAATAAAAGTGCCAAAAAGAATCGTTTATCTGTAAGAAAAGAAACGAAACTGAGAGATAATTTGTTTGCAAATCTACCGGAAGAGATTACGTTAGAGATCTTACGAAGACTCACCATTAGGAGCGTTATGACATGCAAGTGTGTTTTTAAATCATGGCCCCATCTAATTGAGGGGGGTGGCTTTGGGATGTCGTATACTCCGAAACCAGACCTTTTTTTCGTGTATGGAGACATGGAAATGCGTTACGTTGTCTGCGATGAGGCCTTAAAGCCACTTTTCCGATTCGGTTCGCCTTCTCATAATCAATTTTCTACTGCTCACTATCGTGTTATGGTTGCTTCAGCTAATGGTTTGCTTTCAGTCTGGGATCAACGGGATAACATTCTATTTATATGCAATCCAATGACTCGTGAGCATGTCGAGCTCCCTCCTCTATCTaagtacaaaaaaaattattccttTTCGGGATTTGGAGTGAGCAAAACACGTGGCCAATATAAGATTGTATATGTTGATATAGATAGCTGTTGGGTATACACTCTAGGAACAGGGTCGTGGAGAAGCATTGAAGCATTTAATCCAGGCATTTTTTCGCTGGATTTTGATACTGCTGCATTTTTTAATGGAAATCTTCACTGGTTGACATATGATTCGAAAGAAAATCGCTTTATTTGTTGCTTTGATTTGGAAACTGAGCTCTTTACCCGTTTTTACCTTCCTCGTGAGTTCAATAGCGATACATATCTCTACAAGCGGATATATATTTTTGAGGGTCGGCTATGCTTATGTGGTATTTTAGATTTGCGTCATATCGTTATTTGGATGATGAACAACTATGGAGATGATAATTCTTGGATAAAGGAATATAGCTTTGATATGCCCGCAGATTATTCAAAAATGCGCGGGCTCAAAGTCTTGGTGAATGGTGAGTTGTTGATAGCAATACCAGGTTTTTATATGTGCACAACTCATGATCGACTTTTTTTTATCGACCCCAAAAACACTGAAGCTCCGGTGGCATATAAGACATATGGTCATTTGGAACAAAATTATTCATCCAATATTGCTGCTTATACCCCAAGCTTAATTTCGCTCACCACCATGGGGTGTCATAATGTTCAGCCGTTAAATTTTTTGTACTATTAG
- the LOC121755287 gene encoding zinc finger CCCH domain-containing protein 5-like, translating into MSQQKITVEEDVTGTEAAEYAAGKRKERRKAAKKEKRKNKRKELAEIARREEEVRLNDPEEQRRIQAEEEQERLRAEEERKHFEETERKILEAWERKKALEEKEEEERRRRAEEEERLSKQNQVGHEIEVDDDGWEYVEEGPPEIIWQGNEIIVKKKKVRVKKKDADVHVMKEDPNRPTSNPLPPHSEAFSDNKTAQQLLDTVAQETPNFGTEQDKSHCPFHLKTGACRFGSRCSRIHFYPDKSCTLLIKNMYNGPGLAWEQDEGLEHTDEEVERAYEEFYEDVHTEFLKFGEIINFKVCRNGSSHLRGNVYVHYNSLDSAVLSYQSVNGRYFAGKQLQCEFVGLTRWRGAICGEFMKSKLKNCSRGTACNFIHCFRNPGGDYGWADWDKPPPRYWVKEMAALFGYPDESGSHKKTEHGSTRLISHGSVRSRSRTSEFSSNSRNYSDDDIRRSEPWRRHKSSDRKHSEKLDYEQHADISNRSSNLSPACRKRKLESRGGTSNRMNRQETDPDEHMHENDLDSNHHERSRSKRRREKQCRGAGSMGDGWIEDSHGPLNQSGTAKGKDPRQQNKVSTSPAEQRNCRDTTIHSSDLTGECSDGERQSQHLYGEESPWSHGSDEFEDRKKR; encoded by the exons ATGTCTCAGCAGAAAATCACAGTAGAAGAAGATGTTACTGGTACAGAGGCGGCGGAATACGCAGCTGGAAAGCGGAAGGAGCGGCGGAAGGCAGcgaagaaggagaagaggaagaaCAAGAGAAAAGAATTGGCGGAGATCGCGCGCCGAGAGGAGGAGGTTCGCCTCAATGATCCCGAGGAGCAGCGGCGGATTCAGGCCGAAGAAGAGCAGGAGAGATTGAGAgccgaagaggaaaggaagcacTTCGAGGAGACGGAGAGGAAGATTCTGGAAGCATGGGAGAGAAAGAAAGCTCTCGAAGaaaaggaagaggaggagaggAGGCGGAGAGCTGAGGAAGAAGAGCGTCTATCAAAACAAAATCAG GTTGGACATGAGATTGAAGTGGATGATGATGGTTGGGAGTATGTGGAAGAAGGTCCTCCTGAAATTATTTGGCAGGGCAATGAGATCATTGTCAAGAAGAAAAAAGTCCGGGTGAAAAAGAAAGATGCTGACGTACATGTTATGAAAGAG GATCCTAACAGGCCCACATCAAACCCTCTTCCTCCCCACTCAGAAGCTTTTTCTGACAATAAAACAGCTCAACAGCTTCTAGATACTGTTGCTCAAGAGACTCCTAACTTTGGAACAGAACAG GATAAATCTCATTGTCCTTTCCACCTCAAAACAGGGGCGTGTAGGTTTGGTTCACGTTGTAGCAGAATTCACTTCTACCCTGATAAATCCTGCACTTTGCTCATCAAGAATATGTACAATGGCCCAGGCCTAGCTTGGGAGCAGGATGAGGGTCTCGAG CACACAGACGAAGAGGTTGAACGTGCTTATGAAGAGTTCTACGAGGATGTACATACAGAGTTCTTGAAATTCGGGGAAATTATCAATTTCAAG GTGTGCAGAAATGGTTCATCTCATTTGCGAGGAAACGTGTATGTTCACTATAATTCTTTGGATTCTGCCGTGCTGTCTTATCAATCAGTAAATGGTCGTTACTTTGCAGGAAAACAG CTTCAATGCGAGTTTGTGGGGTTAACTAGGTGGAGAGGTGCTATCTGTGGAGAGTTTATGAAATCTAAACTTAAG AACTGTTCTCGTGGAACCGCCTGCAACTTTATCCATTGCTTTAGGAATCCTGGTGGAGACTATGGCTGGGCTGATTGGGATAAACCTCCTCCAAGATATTGGGTAAAAGAGATGGCAGCTTTGTTTGGTTATCCTGATGAATCAGGTTCTCACAAAAAGACTGAGCATGGAAGCACAAGATTGATCAG cCACGGCTCTGTCCGGTCTCGGTCAAGGACATCTGAGTTCTCGAGCAATTCAAGGAATTATTCTGATGATGATATACGGAGAAGTGAACCTTGGAGGCGCCATAAGAGTTCTGATAGAAAGCATTCAGAAAAACTTGATTATGAACAGCATGCTGATATTTCAAACCGTAGCTCAAATCTATCTCCAGCTTGCAGGAAAAGGAAATTGGAATCTCGAGGTGGCACAAGCAATAGAATGAACAGACAGGAAACCGATCCTGATGAACATATGCATGAGAATGACCTGGACTCGAACCACCATGAACGTTCAAGAAGCAAAAGGCGCAGGGAGAAACAGTGTCGTGGTGCTGGTTCCATGGGGGATGGATGGATTGAGGACAGTCATGGACCTCTGAACCAAAGTGGCACAGCTAAGGGTAAGGATCCAAGGCAGCAGAACAAAGTATCTACATCTCCTGCTGAACAACGAAATTGTAGAGACACCACTATCCACAGCAGTGACTTAACTGGCGAGTGTTCTGATGGGGAAAGACAGAGTCAACATTTATATGGGGAGGAATCTCCGTGGTCTCATGGTTCTGATGAATTtgaagatagaaagaaaagataA
- the LOC121755326 gene encoding NADPH-dependent pterin aldehyde reductase-like gives MAMGRPPTPAGTSAMNIVAGAASTNLKTVLITGVSRGLGKALALELAKRGHTIIGCSRSPENLSALQSELVAASDSSTNANSHIFMNVDVRSNRSVEELARAVVEKKAIPDIIVNNAGAINRNNKIWEVPEDEFDNVIDTNIKGTTNVLRNFIPIMIENKHGIIVNMSSGWGRSAAAQVAPYCASKWAVEGLTRSVAKELPPGIAVVALNPGVINTDMLQSCFGTSASVYPTPESWAPRAATLILHLTVSDNGAPLTV, from the exons ATGGCGATGGGCAGACCTCCGACGCCGGCAGGTACGAGCGCCATGAACATTGTTGCTGGCGCCGCTTCCACTAATCTCAAGACAGTCCTAATCACCGGAGTCAGCCGCGGCCTTGGTAAAGCCCTAGCACTTGAATTGGCCAAGCGCGGTCATACCATAATCGGCTGCTCCCGCTCCCCTGAAAATCTCTCTGCTCTCCAATCCGAGCTCGTCGCCGCCTCTGACAGCAGCACCAACGCTAACAGCCACATTTTCATGAATGTGGACGTG AGGTCTAATCGTAGTGTTGAGGAGTTGGCGCGTGCCGTAGTGGAGAAGAAGGCTATTCCTGATATAATTG TGAACAATGCTGGGGCGATAAATAGGAACAATAAAATATGGGAGGTTCCGGAGGATGAATTTGACAATGTCATTGATACGAACATCAAGGGTACCACAAATGTGTTACGCAACTTCATTCCAATTATGATTGAGAACAAGCATGGGATAATTGTCAACATGTCATCTGGATGGGGAAGATCTGCTGCTGCACAG GTGGCTCCTTATTGTGCCTCAAAGTGGGCAGTGGAGGGTTTGACAAGGTCAGTTGCAAAGGAGCTGCCTCCTGGAATTGCTGTTGTTGCACTCAATCCTGGTGTGATTAACACCGATATGCTTCAATCATGTTTTGGCACTTCAGCTTCTGTATACCCAACTCCTGAGTCATG GGCACCTAGGGCAGCTACTCTGATTCTGCACCTTACGGTGTCTGACAATGGCGCACCTCTCACCGTGTGA